The Branchiostoma floridae strain S238N-H82 chromosome 12, Bfl_VNyyK, whole genome shotgun sequence genome segment GCTCTCTCAGAGCCAGAGTTTTGGTGTTATTACtctccttccaaaaaaaggggACCCTCTGGACCCGAAGAACCGTCGCCCCATCTCTTTGTTAAATTGCGATTATAAGATTCTTGCAAAGGTCCTTAACAATAGGCTTAAGATGGTTGCCGCCTCGGTCATCAGTCCTGACCAGACATGCGGTATACCAGGCCGGTCGATACAATGTAACCTACTTTTGATGAGAGATATCATTACATATGttaatatgaataactttgactgtgcgatcatttctctggatcaggccaaggcctttgatagagtgaatattgattttcttcacttgactctTACGAAGATGGGTTTTGGCCCGGTTTTCCGCAAATGGGTTGCTATATTGTACCACAACATTACCAGTGCTGTTCTCGTCAATGGGtcgctatcatcttctttttctctctcaagagGTGTTCGGCAGGGGTGCCCTATGTCACCCCTGCTGTACGCAATTTCTTTGGAGCCATTTGCCGCTACAGTAAGGGCCGACGCTGCGATTCACGGCCTCAGGTTGCCTGGTGGCCGTGAAGTTAAGATCTCGCAGTATGCGGACGATAACTCGGCTATTGTTACAACCGATGAGTCGATCCGCCGGCTCTTTGCTGTTATTGATATGTATAACAGAGGTTCCGGGTCTcttttaaatcttgacaaatgtatGGGTCTCTGGCTAGGTAGTTGGAGGAAAAGACTCGATTGTCCGAAGAATTTTAAATGGACATCTGTATCCATACGTTTATTGGGAGGTACTTTTGGAAGTGTTAATATGCCTTTAGTCAACTGGAGGGAGAGGCAAGCTAAGTTTGAAGCGGTTCTGCGAAGGTGGGACAGCTTCTCTTTATCCTTCGCTGGCAAGGTTGTCGTCGTTAATAACCTTGCTTTATCTACTTTGTGGTATATTGCTCCTGTATTTTCTCCTCCCGAGTCAGTCGTCAAGGACATTACGAGAGccgtctttaagtttttctggaGTTCTCGTGCAGAAATGGTCTCTAGACAGACAGTTATGCTACCTTTGGACAAAGGTGGATGggatctcattgattttggagtgaaggccaattgtttttattgtcggccgtttaccaatattcttgaccggccggatcttccatgggtccagttggcaaaatattggctgggtttttttgcccGTCGTTTTGAACCATCATCGTGGTCTAACAGTTCCCCCCACTCTCCTGAGGCTCCACCTCACTATTCTTTGATGCGGAAGCTCACCTTGGAATTTGTTAATGCTTCTGCTTCGAAGACTTGGGACAAGATATGCACCGTGCAGTCTTTGTACAAAGCTGCCATTTTAGCTCGTTCTCATACCCCTTCCGCTTGTTTTTTAGAGCGGGGTGTTGATTGGTCACTTGTTTTTTCAACGGTGCATAACACTCTCCTTGAGAATAACCTAAAGGAGCTTTCCTGGAAGGTCGCACATGGGGCTCTCAAAACCAACTACTTGACTTGTTCGATTTGGCACAgaactccttcccctctttgtCCGAGGAGAAACTGTAGAGCTACGGAGACCGTTACCCATGCCATCTGGTCTTGTGGCGAGGTGCTCCTGACCTGGACTTGGGTCGAAGGATTCATTAGGCGATGGGTGGTCTCTAGTTTTCGTGTTTCTCGCGCGGTCGCTCTCTATGGTGTTATGTCGTCTACCCTGAAGAAGTGTAAGAGAGATgtctgcacctacattttggccgtcgctcggtctaagatttggtggtccaggtgtcaggctctctttgacaataatttcgtatctcacattgagctggtgtctctaatcaaggaggctcttaggtttaaactcaagatggagtttgttcgacttggttctgaaagtttcttggctgAGTGGTGCCAATCTGTTAGATGGGCAAATGTGCGGACGGGAGTTTTGGTTCTACGTTTTTAGAGTCCTTGTcgtagtagtctttgtttggtgctacagtctgtctttgctattggtggattgtctgttagatgttcagtgtgtgtggtcagtccttcactatggtgttctccttctactctctagtcctctttataatttccagtttgctttgatgtgtcgtttcttggcagaagggtgggcgggtgcaagtctgcctcgggtggaatggcacatcctttttctttgtttccattcatgagttgtttcttcttatattatgatggttttcagtttggtctctgtctgtattactaaaactgtttgtatacccaaaataacaaagggcctttggaaggggctttggaagggctgggttaacaggtccgtccatccatggaaccatggaagaaagctggcgtaaagccttgccggcggcaaggcaaacaagtgctgtaattaagccttttacagtactttatgccaaaaattttacttggatcattttaccaactatcttatgcctatctataccaaatgttactcataccagggtacaggggtgcaaaatataccgttataagaccatcaacaacagtcgcacggagctaacagcgcagcgaaaataccatcgctagcgtttcaacttcggataacaagttataagtactgttgaactcagtaacgttaaagtttgtttttagttgcctttgacggtttgacctgaaatagtgttacgctaaactcctgaagagaagttaagtgactgctgcgattatcatagatatgcccctaagaactgatacaatataaagccttctgaatagtctaaaatgcgagagccttaggcgggcttcgctcccactggcgggaacactgctatatacgggatcatgaggccccgcttatgaatattaataagcctttggcctcctcttcgctgattggctaggtctttgattcaattaactctccggctgacaggtgtggctctgtgcggggtcacggaaggtcacgtcaggaggccaaaagaaaacaaatttcccctcagaaaagtgccaaaattaatcattttaaagttgtttatgtcaaaaattttacttgaatcttgttaccaagtatctaatgcctatctataccaaatttcaggtcatttaattgtaataccagggtacaggagccaaaagtgtccttttttggtcaaaaattggccaaaaatcgcaaaaataagcattttgttgcagtgtacaccaaaagtgttattgaatttatatgaagggattatcaaggcacatctgtgtcaaatttcagctcattcggttgcaataccaaggtacaggagccaaaagtgtccttttttggtcaaaaattggtcaaaaaatcgcaaaaataagcattttgttgtactgtacaccaaaagtgttattgaatttatatgaagagattatcaagccacatctctgtcaaatttcagctcatttggttgtaataccagggtacaggggctaaaagtgtcctttttgggtaaaaaattggtcaaaaaatcgcaaaaataagcattttgttgtactgtacaccaaaagtgttatcgaatttatatgggggcattattaaggcacatctctgtcaaatttcagctcatttgattgtaataccagggtacaggggccaaaatatacagttttggtctaaaattgaccaaaaaatctcaataaaatcattttagaggcagatatgaaaaaactgagaaaacagcatcaaggtattggcccattctacccctgtgccaaatttcaggtcattcggtccaggaacggcggagatgaatcactttgaagatttgacaggagaaagaagaaagaaacattacgaatacaatatatttcaccatactatgtatggctaaAATATAATAATGGCTTACCTAGTATCTATGTTGCGCCAATCACAATAAGTGAACAACCTTTTATCACTGTAAATCActttttggtacattttagtCATTGTACATGGTGTTAGATTCAGTGACAACACTGCAGTTTCCAATAACCTACTCATTTGGGCTTCATACGCAAATACGTCGAACTTCGTCAAAGTGACCGCAAGGGAAAATTATCACAACCTCGCAAAGTTGGTACAGTTTCCCACTGCAAACTGGGTTCAAAGCAAATGAAGATGCATTTCAACTGGCCCAAACTGGATTGACCGCTTCGTCAGTCCTGTCAATGTGTACGTGTCGACCCCGCCTTCTTTTCCAGACAGTCACTGTGAATTACCGGCATTATTAACACGTCTGGCGCGGACTTTCTCCGGTAAAGGTGAGTTTGTTTCGCAAATGGTTACATTTCACCACAATTTCCAGCTCTAGGGTCAAGTTAAATGCCTGAAAAAGCCAGGGGAGGTTGTAGATTTGTCTTGGACTTTTCAGGATCGGCTATGTGACGGCTTGTACTTTGGCAGAGCACTTGTGACTTTAAACAATTAGTGTTTCATGTGTACGTAGAGTACTTTTAAAGAGAATGGGTAAGATTATGCACCTGAGtgtgaagaagaagacgaaATGTCTGGCTAACCAGCTTTATATCATTGCTGCTTCTTTATTTGTGGGAGGGCAATAGTTGGTAACAGCAAGTACATTAAAGTGCCCTTTGTTGACAAACAGGTTTTCTGTTACTTGACTTCAGGGCAATATGACAGACTCAGAGAAGGTTTTCAGTAAGCATGACGTCAACAAAGACGGTAAAATGAGCTCCAAAGAGCTGGAGGCAGCGCTGAAAGAGCTGGGCGTGCCTGCTAGCTCCACTCTTATACAGGTACGGATAAGTGAACTCTGTACATGTAGACCACTGTATAACTGCAAATATAGACATACATAACACTGAAAATATAGACAAATGATAGACACATATACAGACATATAAAACATTGTATATTAGTAACTGGGAAAGTCAGAAGTGTAAATATGCATGTGTATTATGCCCTTCGTACTCAACTGTCATTACATATACAAGTAAGGAATGTATCAGGGAACCCCCAGGTTTAACCATGAAGCATGTCGTATAATAATTACGTCGCggtcacgtgagtgcaaacCCTGCCAAAGGAAAACCGGACGTGACGTACCTGACAATGTGTCCATGGTGACGACCAGTCGTGACTATAAACATTATAATCAAATCCCGCAAGATATGGCAAATGTATTCAGTCATTTCACAACAGAATCCTTTTCCACCTCACATAGGGAATTCTGGCTCAGTACGACAAGCCGCCCCATGATGGGTTCATAAGCTTGACTGAGTTCCAGAACCTGGCGACTGACATGGAGGCCATCACGAAGACGGGGCTTGAGGAAACCCTCAAACACTTTACTGAGACCTACGACAAGGTAAGGCGACAAAGGATATGTCTTGACTCTTGTGTCAACCATATAAAggattttctttcaaatgttCGATGTAAGGCCAAACTGACTTGATTTCTGACATCCACGCGCCGATGTTGAGATGTCCGCTTTCGTTTTCTCTCGAGCTCGTCTGCACGTTGTTCTGCCAAGGGCTGGGTCATTATTATCTGAGAAGTTAGTCCAATGCTAAAAGCTTCCTCCCTAGAACTATAACTTTATGTTATAAGCTTCCTCGTGATTGCTTCCATGTAGGTGTTGTCTAAAGCTTAAATTATATCAATACTAAGGAGGCCAGACATCTGCCTTGGTGTAGTTCAGTCCAAAACACCAGAGTGGTTAACGAGCTGTGTTTCATCGTGCGTGATATGAAGTAACTGCAGCTAGTGGTAACGTACTAGTATAACAATTGTTCATAAAATAGGATATcacggtgttttcaaactgcaatatgtTAAAAATAATGCAGTATGAAGCCACCGTCCggcgacttgatatccctaaatgtagccatgtttttaaagacaacgaaCATAGCtaacccctcggataaaggtgaactggttTAAGATTGACAAGTTTATGATAACTTTACTCCGACAGGATGGCAGTGGCTTCATCACTCGTGACGAACTGAAGGCAGGGATGGTGACACTCGGCATGGGCAGTGATGACGCCACCGTCAACGCCATCATCCAGATGTCTGACGTGAACAACGACGGCAAGATCAGTGTCCAGGAGTTCGCAGCAGTCATCGGCCACGGGAAGTAACCAGTCGCCTAGAAGACGACTGCAAAGGCGCCTCTTCCAAACAAACGCCCCACGGATCTGTCCCCCTCGGGAAGCAGCTCCGTAGAGCCCACCAGTTCGTGTTACACCATTCACCGCTCCTGCGCAGATGACTGTCTATACAGCTTTACCTCGGAGAGGCTCTACTAaaccgggctgaggtttccacttttgtgttGTGATGTTTCCAGCTATCCGGCAATCGGAGAATCAGCTTTACATGCATAAAACACAAACAGCTGGTTACTGTGCTTAGAGACCACACCGACAAAAGTGTAAACCTCAGCCCGGTTTAGCAAAGCCTCTACCAAGCTATACTGTTTTGGACACTGGTAGGTCTTTGTAGGAGAAtgttgttacacagactagctaTTCCCTGCCTATATTGCTAAGTCACGTCACAAATTGCTGGTACAATCCTTTTGCTGTGAACTTTCTCAAGCGGGTACGTGTAATTTGCTTATTGAGTATATCTTTCTGGTAACGCGGTATCTCTACgattaaaagttttttttggcATATTCATAATCAAGGTCTCGAAGAGTTAACTGGAAAAGATTGTCTGGTGAACATTTAGCGTGTTCTAAGTACGTAGTATGTACCCATGGCCAGCTGATTGTCATTTTCACTAGTTGGTCATTAAGCATTTTTAACATTGGTGGAGAAAGCAAAATAAAAGGCTGGTGCATACACACCAGACGATATCTCTAATGTTTCTTTGTCTGCCATGTTTCACTTAATCTGTTGCCATTTCTAATTACTATACTAACACGCACCCCCCTTGAAAGTATTCCCTCCAAGTTTTTCACACAAGACGAAACGACCGGGAACACCTGCATCACAATACATGTGGGGACATGTCCAAGACCAGTTTGAATGCACAATGCATTCAAGGATCTAGTTCAAGACGCGTTCAGCACTTGGTAAAAATACCACGTTACTGACTGACTGGCAAAATGAACTGACTGGCaaaacaatgaatgaagacctttattgcgcatttttgccccactggtgCCCCAATAGATGTGTAAATGGCAGAACCTGTTgactgttctccaagcagaggttcggctccggctgttttcaaCGTGTTTCTTAGGCGTTTTATCGAAGGTggcagacatgaagaaaacaacacaaaatgctAATAGAAAGCCCGATCGATAAAACACGTCAATAAAACTGCAGAAAccgaacgtctgcttggagagtacctgtTGACCATGTCATGATCAATGTCAATAACTCGTGTATTTGTACTAACTTTGGTTTGATATTGGGGGCCCCCGTAGGGGCTCACAAAAATTGCCATAGTGGACGGTATTTCACGTCCCCCAGGCGGGGTATTgggaaaagttttcaactagCAATAATCACGCCTCGGTTGGACCTCATTGGCTATGATATCGCCTCTGCGCAAAGCTGATGAGTAAATTTTGTTTTGCGCCCCACGCTAGGAACAACGACATTTTGTTTGTGGTGAAGTTCAATTACTAAAACAATTTTAGGCTATACATACTTTAAGAATACTGAGGCTTCAAAGATCTATTCATTGAGTACGACCTTATTTGTACTGATTTTAATAGTCATATACGCTTCTTCGACGTCTTTATCAATTAGATGTTACAATGATCAACTTGAACTAATGTATATCAAATTCAAGGGTGAACTTGcctcattatcataaattaTGCGTTGGATAACAGTCAAGTACAGTAGCAGCgtcgggtcagaggtcaaggcTCTTTGAGGATaatttcaccaaggaggttttatgagATTTCGCGCACAAAATATGTACCAAGAATTCGAACTAATGAGAAGACGTAACTGATGATGGGCAATAGTTTAACACATTGTACTTTGAAATATATTTGCAGGGAAATACCAAGGTTAAAATACAGCCCGATCTGATGTAATCGGCCGCGCGGGCCAACTTTCGTCTTGATTAGTCCAATCAACGGTCGAGACGAGCAGGTGACCGGCCTCCGCCAATCAAAACACTGCATGCTTCATTCATGAATTTTAATTACTTGCAATGCATACATAATCGGTGTCTCCTTTCTGTTTCTATCAACTTTCTTGGTGGCTCCAGAACTGTCGTGTCTTCCGTCATCAAGACAACATGAGGTCCTCTACTCTATCCGTCCTATTAATGGCCATTGTCTGCTGTTTCCTTCTCTTCGAAGTTGCTCAATGCGAAGACAGCAATGCTGCAGCTGGTAAGCACTACTTACTAGTAGACCTTTTGGGAAAGATTTATACAAGAGGActatttcaacctccttgatttattCTAGCCCCAATAAGACGGGTGTATGTGTGCATAGCTAAAGTAACAAACGACACCATCGACAAGGACTAAGGGATGTGGAGTCATGTGATTCCGAATGCTAAGCATGTTAAGAAATCCAAGTTGTATAAAAGATGTCTTGGCAGCGATGACTGCGAACGGATTGATTGATATTTGTGAAATTGTTTCGAAAACCTCGTCTTACCGCCAAGTGACGCTACTCTGCATTTTTTCCCAGAGTTTGACAGTCCCGACTTCCTCATGGACAAGAAAGCGGTCAGAGGCTACATCAAAAGGGCGGACAACAGTGAGTACATTTCTGCCATGTCAAAGAATCAAGTTATCGTGCATCATTTTGGCATGTATGCAAACAAGGAGCTTGAAGCAAGCAATGAGGTTTTAAAGGTCTCGTTTCAACCTCattatgcagaaaaatgtaataTCAAGGTGGACCGCCTTGGTAACACATAATAACGatactttttgaaaaaaaagttggccgTGCGATTCTGTAGCGAGTGCAGAAACCTGGACTTGTCGTCCACGGTATTGACAAACCACAAATTATACATCGATGCCGTCTCTGCGCCACGCGCTTTGTGCACTACAAAAAGGATCTAACACAAATTGCACAAATACACACCAGACTGTCAGACAGTACATGACTGACTGTCCCAGGTGTATGCAAAACACTTTCAGAGCCGGTAACACTGATTACAATAGATTAATTGCTTCATTTCCATAAGAAATTATTGCCGACAAAAGGTTAATTTACAGCACACAAATGTACCTGTTGACACATCCGTAGAAAATGATACTagtaacagtcactgattgtgtgcatctacatgtatatgcaaacaCTACAGTACGTCCTCAACTATAAAGATAACATTCAACTGATAGGCTTAGCTCAGCCTAATACGCTGATCTGTCAAtgtgttgttttgatgttgtcGGTAGTTGTTTGATGTGACTTTACTGGGTTTTTTTACATGCTTTTCATTCAGATTGAAATATTTCTTAAACCAAGTTTTTGATGCCATGATAGTGTTTTATCTACGGTGACTCttaacaaacaaagaagaaagcTCACAGAGCTTGGCCTTGGTTGATAATCAGAATACGTCAACAAATATGTAGCCTCCACgtggccttcctacgggggttcGGAATTGTAGAATTCGGTTTTAAAAAATCGAGAAATTGGTCAGGGGAGTCAGCCATAGCCTAGATTTTATGTTTCTTCGCCGACGAAACTCCCCTGGCGAATTAGTTGCTGCCGTCAAGTTCACGGAGTCTCTGGGAAAGACAGGGGCTGGTCTTTTCAAAGATAATGCCAACAATGCTGCATGTATGACACGTTTTCTCGTTCATAATTACAGAAGCGAAGGCAGCACATGATATCCACGCCATGATGATATCCATGGGACTGAAGAAGCGGGCAAAGAAATTCATGAAAAGAGAAAAGGCTCGAAGTaagtattttcttttcttataaAATTTACCTCCTTTTTACCCTGACCAACAAGTAACGCCCCGTCATATCCTGTAAATACGACTTCACTGACCAGTCTGGATGACAGCGTTTGTTGTACAAAACCAAGTGTACAGCTATCTATTCAAGACCAACATTTCCGTGACC includes the following:
- the LOC118426960 gene encoding calcium-dependent protein kinase 19-like produces the protein MTDSEKVFSKHDVNKDGKMSSKELEAALKELGVPASSTLIQGILAQYDKPPHDGFISLTEFQNLATDMEAITKTGLEETLKHFTETYDKDGSGFITRDELKAGMVTLGMGSDDATVNAIIQMSDVNNDGKISVQEFAAVIGHGK